The Euphorbia lathyris chromosome 2, ddEupLath1.1, whole genome shotgun sequence genome includes a window with the following:
- the LOC136217968 gene encoding uncharacterized protein, whose product MKVATLRSLSLYTRNLLATPKPKLNPNSISPLFISSVRSSNRFYSSDDAIIAQTQKLNDSNDDVEAVNDQELKRRIDRLHEGDENAIPLIFEAILKRKLAGVSDDDKILKELRQNSPNKDVKEEDFDYESDNLFDSESDDEKGR is encoded by the exons ATGAAAGTAGCTACTTTGAGATCTCTCTCCCTTTATACTCGCAATCTTCTTGCAACTCCAAAACCCAAATTAAATCCAAACTCAATTTCTCCTTTATTTATCTCCTCAGTTCGTTCTAGTAACAGATTTTACTCATCCGACGATGCAATCATCGCTCAGACCCAGAAGCTGAACGATTCCAATGATGATGTCGAAGCTGTCAACGATCAAG AGCTGAAGAGGAGGATAGATAGGTTACATGAAGGGGATGAAAATGCTATTCCCTTAATCTTTGAAGCTATACTGAAGAGGAAATTGGCGGGGGTTTCCGATGATGATAAGATATTGAAAGAACTGAGGCAAAATTCTCCCAACAAGGATGTGAAGGAAGAAGATTTCGATTATGAATCCGACAACTTGTTTGATTCTGAATCCGATGATGAAAAAGGAAGATGA